One stretch of Microvirga lotononidis DNA includes these proteins:
- the rplA gene encoding 50S ribosomal protein L1 translates to MAVKEGKRISAAREGIEVTKLYPIQDAVKLIKERAKAKFDETIEISMNLGVDPRHADQMVRGVCNLPNGSGRTVRVAVFARGAKADEAKAAGADVVGAEELFETVNGGTIDFDRCIATPDMMPLVGRLGKVLGPRGLMPNPKVGTVTMDVKGAVEAAKGGAVEFRVEKAGIVHAGIGKASFDEGKLVENIKAFADAVSKAKPSGAKGTYIQRVAISSTMGPGVKVDPSSVIGG, encoded by the coding sequence ATGGCTGTTAAGGAAGGTAAGCGCATCAGCGCGGCCCGCGAGGGCATCGAGGTCACCAAGCTCTACCCGATCCAGGACGCGGTGAAGCTGATCAAGGAACGCGCCAAGGCGAAGTTCGACGAGACCATCGAGATCTCGATGAACCTCGGTGTCGATCCCCGTCACGCCGACCAGATGGTCCGCGGCGTCTGCAACCTGCCGAACGGCTCCGGCCGGACGGTCCGCGTTGCCGTCTTCGCCCGCGGCGCCAAGGCTGACGAGGCCAAGGCTGCCGGTGCCGACGTGGTGGGCGCCGAGGAGCTCTTCGAGACCGTCAACGGCGGCACGATCGACTTCGATCGCTGCATCGCCACTCCGGACATGATGCCGCTCGTCGGCCGCCTCGGTAAGGTTCTTGGCCCGCGCGGCCTGATGCCGAACCCGAAGGTCGGAACCGTCACCATGGACGTGAAGGGGGCCGTCGAGGCCGCCAAGGGCGGCGCCGTCGAGTTCCGCGTCGAGAAGGCCGGTATCGTCCACGCCGGCATCGGCAAGGCCTCCTTCGACGAGGGCAAGCTGGTGGAGAACATCAAGGCTTTCGCCGATGCGGTCTCCAAGGCGAAGCCCTCGGGCGCCAAGGGCACCTACATCCAGCGCGTCGCGATCTCCTCGACGATGGGCCCGGGCGTGAAGGTCGATCCCTCCTCGGTGATCGGCGGCTAA
- a CDS encoding YciI family protein — protein sequence MRVMVLVKATKDSEAGLKPSAELTELFEAMGRFNEELINAGILLAGDGLKPSSEGKRVAFDGPSRTVIDGPFAETRELVAGFWLWEVKDMAEALEWVKRCPNPMPGPSEIEIRPIYELADFGDIVTPELAERENELRARISGQ from the coding sequence ATGCGCGTGATGGTACTGGTGAAGGCCACGAAGGACAGCGAGGCGGGCCTCAAGCCCTCGGCCGAGCTCACGGAGCTGTTCGAGGCCATGGGCCGGTTCAACGAGGAGCTGATCAATGCCGGGATCCTCCTGGCCGGCGACGGGCTCAAGCCCTCGTCCGAGGGGAAGCGGGTGGCCTTCGATGGCCCGAGCCGCACCGTGATCGACGGCCCCTTCGCCGAGACCCGCGAGCTGGTGGCGGGGTTCTGGCTCTGGGAGGTCAAGGACATGGCTGAGGCTCTCGAATGGGTGAAGCGGTGCCCCAACCCGATGCCCGGCCCGAGCGAGATCGAGATCCGCCCGATCTACGAGCTGGCCGATTTCGGCGATATCGTCACGCCGGAGCTCGCTGAGCGCGAGAACGAGCTCCGCGCCCGGATCTCGGGCCAATAG
- the rplJ gene encoding 50S ribosomal protein L10 encodes MERAAKRELVSTLNDVFSTTSVVVVAHYAGLTVADMQKLRSQMKQAGATVKVAKNSLAKIALEGKDVASISGLMKGPTLIAYSSDPVAAPKVAVDFAKGNDKLVILGGAMGTTALNVDGVKALATLPSLDELRGKLVGLIQAPATKIAQLSTAPAAKLARVFGAYAKTGEAA; translated from the coding sequence GTGGAAAGAGCAGCAAAGCGCGAGCTCGTCTCGACTCTCAACGACGTGTTTAGCACCACGAGCGTTGTCGTCGTCGCCCACTATGCTGGTCTCACGGTCGCCGACATGCAGAAGCTGCGTTCGCAGATGAAGCAGGCCGGCGCCACCGTGAAGGTCGCAAAAAACAGCCTCGCCAAAATCGCTCTCGAAGGCAAGGACGTCGCGTCCATCTCGGGCCTTATGAAAGGTCCGACCCTGATCGCTTATTCGAGCGATCCGGTCGCGGCTCCCAAGGTCGCTGTCGATTTCGCCAAGGGTAACGACAAGCTCGTGATCCTCGGCGGCGCAATGGGCACGACCGCCCTGAACGTGGACGGAGTGAAGGCGCTTGCCACTCTGCCGTCCCTCGATGAACTGCGCGGCAAGCTGGTCGGCCTCATCCAGGCCCCGGCTACGAAGATCGCTCAGCTCAGCACTGCGCCGGCGGCGAAGCTCGCCCGCGTGTTCGGGGCCTATGCCAAGACAGGCGAAGCGGCGTGA
- a CDS encoding RNA polymerase sigma factor codes for MTITDLRHTIETIFRIERARLIASLARMVRDVGLAEELAQDAFVTALSEWPRTGVPTNPGAWLNAAARRRAIDLIRRNRMLARKHAEIGRDLSEEDEGGVAAIEAAMDDEVGDELLSLIFIACHPILSPEARVALTLRLIGGLTTEEIARAYLASEATIAQRIVRAKRALGKAGLSFEVPRGRERQERLSSVLAVIYLIFNEGYSATSGADLTRPVLCAEAQRLARILAGLAPDEPEVLGLLALVEIQASRLAARIGPDGLPIPLTEQNRARWDRLLIRRGLLALERAEALGGALGPYALQAALAACHARANRPEDTDWARIAGLYDLLCLVMPSPVVELNRAVAHSMAFGPDTGLRLLDDIDPTSLAQYAPLPAARGAFLLRAGRPADARAQFELAASLSRNERERAFLLGRAAACSQNADQNKV; via the coding sequence GTGACGATAACCGACCTCCGCCACACCATCGAGACGATCTTCCGGATCGAGCGGGCCAGGCTCATTGCCAGCCTGGCGCGGATGGTGCGCGATGTCGGACTGGCCGAGGAGCTGGCCCAGGACGCGTTCGTCACGGCTCTGTCCGAATGGCCGAGAACAGGGGTCCCGACAAATCCCGGCGCCTGGCTGAACGCCGCCGCCAGGCGCCGGGCGATCGACCTTATCCGGCGCAACAGGATGCTCGCCCGGAAACATGCCGAGATCGGTCGCGATCTTTCCGAGGAGGACGAGGGCGGGGTTGCAGCGATCGAGGCCGCCATGGACGACGAGGTCGGGGATGAGCTGCTGAGCCTGATCTTCATCGCCTGCCACCCAATCCTGTCGCCGGAAGCTCGGGTCGCCTTGACCCTGCGGCTGATCGGCGGACTGACGACGGAGGAGATCGCCCGGGCCTATCTCGCCAGCGAGGCGACCATCGCCCAGCGCATCGTCCGGGCGAAGAGAGCCCTCGGCAAGGCCGGCCTGTCGTTCGAGGTGCCGCGCGGACGGGAACGGCAGGAGCGCCTCTCCTCGGTCCTGGCGGTGATCTACCTGATCTTCAACGAGGGCTACTCTGCGACCTCCGGAGCTGATCTCACCCGCCCGGTCCTGTGCGCCGAAGCCCAGCGCCTCGCCCGCATCCTGGCGGGTCTCGCCCCCGACGAGCCGGAGGTTCTCGGCCTCCTCGCCCTGGTGGAGATCCAGGCTTCGCGCTTGGCAGCCCGCATTGGCCCGGATGGTCTGCCGATCCCCCTGACGGAACAGAACAGGGCCCGGTGGGACAGGCTTCTCATCCGCCGAGGCCTGTTGGCTCTCGAGCGGGCCGAGGCCCTGGGCGGCGCCCTCGGGCCCTATGCCCTCCAGGCCGCGCTCGCCGCCTGCCACGCCCGCGCCAACCGGCCTGAAGACACGGATTGGGCGAGAATTGCCGGCCTCTACGATCTGCTCTGCCTCGTCATGCCTTCGCCCGTGGTCGAGCTCAACCGGGCGGTGGCGCACAGCATGGCTTTCGGACCGGACACCGGTCTGAGGCTCCTGGACGACATCGATCCGACTTCCCTGGCCCAGTACGCCCCTTTGCCTGCAGCGAGGGGCGCTTTCCTGCTCCGTGCCGGCCGACCCGCCGATGCCCGGGCCCAATTCGAGCTTGCGGCCTCCCTCAGCCGGAACGAGCGCGAGAGGGCCTTCCTACTCGGAAGGGCCGCGGCCTGTTCGCAGAACGCGGATCAGAACAAGGTCTGA
- the rplL gene encoding 50S ribosomal protein L7/L12, with protein MADLAKLVDDLSSLTVLEAAELSKMLEEKWGVSAAAAVAVAAAPGAGAGAAPVEEQTEFTVVLASAGDKKIEVIKEVRGITGLGLKEAKDLVEGAPKPVKEGVAKDEAEKIKATLEKVGAKVELK; from the coding sequence ATGGCTGATCTTGCCAAGCTCGTTGACGATCTTTCGTCGCTGACCGTTCTCGAGGCTGCCGAGCTCTCGAAGATGCTCGAAGAGAAGTGGGGCGTTTCCGCCGCCGCTGCTGTTGCCGTCGCTGCCGCTCCGGGCGCTGGCGCTGGCGCTGCTCCTGTTGAAGAGCAGACCGAGTTCACGGTCGTCCTGGCTTCGGCCGGCGACAAGAAGATCGAGGTCATCAAGGAAGTCCGTGGCATCACGGGCCTGGGCCTGAAGGAAGCTAAGGACCTCGTCGAAGGTGCGCCGAAGCCCGTTAAGGAAGGCGTTGCCAAGGACGAAGCCGAGAAGATCAAGGCGACCCTCGAGAAGGTCGGCGCCAAGGTCGAGCTTAAGTAA
- the rpoB gene encoding DNA-directed RNA polymerase subunit beta, with translation MANTLIGRKRIRKFFGKIKEVAEMPNLIEVQKASYDQFLMVEEPKGGRPEEGLQAVFKSVFPISDFSNTALLEFVKYTFEPPKYDVDECRQRGMTFAAPLKVTLRLIVFDVDPDTGARSVKDIKEQDVYMGDMPLMTDNGTFIVNGTERVIVSQMHRSPGVFFDHDKGKTHSSGKLLFAARIIPYRGSWLDIEFDAKDIVYARIDRKRKLPATSLLYALGLDGEEILNTFYNHIIYTRDGDAWSVPFDAERMKGFKASVDLIDAKSGEIVLEAGKKLTARAARQLAEKGLKNLRATDEDLYGQYIGEDLVNPKTGEIYAEAGDEITEKLLKGLEEAGFTEIPVLDIDHVTVGPYIRNTLAIDKASSREDALFDIYRVMRPGEPPILETAEAMFNSLFFDPERYDLSAVGRVKMNMRLDLDAEDTVRTLRREDILAVTKALVDLRDGKGEIDDIDHLGNRRVRSVGELMENQYRLGLLRMERAIKERMSSVDIDTVMPQDLINAKPAAAAVREFFGSSQLSQFMDQTNPLSEVTHKRRLSALGPGGLTRERAGFEVRDVHPTHYGRICPIETPEGPNIGLINSLATFARVNKYGFIETPFRRVRDSRVTDEVIYLSAMEEAKYNIAQANSLLDANGTLTEELVICRRAGENIVAAPDRVDLMEVSPKQLVSVAAALIPFLENDDANRALMGSNMQRQAVPLVQADAPFVGTGMEAVVARDSGAAIAARRTGIVDQVDATRIVIRATENTDPTRPGVDIYRLQKFQRSNQSTCITQKPLVRAGDVVRKGDIIADGPSTEYGELALGRNVLVAFMPWNGYNFEDSILLSERIVKEDVFTSIHIEEFEVMARDTKLGPEEITRDIPNVSEEALKNLDEAGIVYIGAEVHAGDILVGKITPKGESPMTPEEKLLRAIFGEKASDVRDTSLRVPPGVTGTIVEVRVFNRHGVDKDERAQAIEREEIERLAKDRDDEQAILDRNTYARLAEILSGKTGVAGPKGYKKDAPITRELLSEFPRSQWWQFAVEDDALMTEIEAMQKQYDESKKRLEQRFLDKVEKLQRGDELPPGVMKMVKVFVAVKRKIQPGDKMAGRHGNKGVVSRIVPIEDMPFLEDGTHADIVLNPLGVPSRMNVGQILETHLGWAAAGLGKQVAQAVDAYMKSGKTTALREQLVSIYGNLPEIEQADDDELVELGRKLRRGVPFATPVFDGAKESDIEAMLQKAGLDPSGQVTLYDGKTGEAFDRKVTVGYIYMLKLHHLVDDKIHARSIGPYSLVTQQPLGGKAQFGGQRFGEMEVWALEAYGAAYTLQEMLTVKSDDVAGRTKVYEAIVRGDDTFESGIPESFNVLVKEMRSLGLNVELTNSKKAANEAEQLPPSEAAE, from the coding sequence ATGGCCAACACACTGATCGGCCGGAAGCGCATTCGCAAGTTCTTCGGGAAAATCAAGGAAGTGGCGGAGATGCCGAACCTGATCGAGGTTCAGAAGGCATCCTACGACCAGTTCCTGATGGTCGAAGAGCCAAAGGGTGGCCGGCCGGAAGAGGGCTTGCAAGCCGTCTTCAAATCGGTTTTCCCGATTTCGGACTTTTCGAATACTGCCCTGCTCGAATTCGTGAAGTATACGTTCGAGCCCCCGAAATACGACGTGGACGAGTGCCGTCAGCGGGGCATGACCTTCGCTGCGCCGCTCAAGGTCACGCTGCGCCTCATCGTGTTCGATGTGGACCCGGATACCGGCGCCCGCTCCGTGAAGGACATCAAGGAGCAGGACGTCTACATGGGCGACATGCCGCTCATGACGGACAACGGCACCTTCATCGTGAACGGCACCGAGCGCGTCATCGTCTCCCAGATGCACCGTTCGCCCGGCGTGTTCTTCGATCACGACAAGGGCAAGACGCATTCCTCGGGCAAGCTGCTGTTCGCCGCCCGCATCATCCCCTATCGCGGTTCCTGGCTCGACATCGAGTTCGACGCCAAGGACATCGTGTACGCCCGTATCGACCGCAAGCGTAAGCTTCCGGCGACGTCGCTGCTCTACGCCCTCGGCCTCGACGGCGAGGAGATCCTCAACACCTTCTACAACCACATCATCTATACTCGTGATGGGGACGCCTGGTCCGTGCCGTTCGACGCGGAGCGCATGAAGGGCTTCAAGGCCTCCGTGGACCTGATCGACGCCAAGTCCGGCGAGATCGTGCTCGAGGCCGGCAAGAAGCTGACCGCGCGTGCCGCCCGCCAGCTCGCCGAGAAGGGCCTGAAGAACCTGCGCGCGACGGACGAGGACCTCTACGGCCAGTACATCGGCGAGGACCTCGTGAACCCCAAGACCGGCGAGATCTACGCCGAAGCGGGCGACGAGATCACCGAGAAGCTGCTGAAGGGGCTGGAAGAGGCCGGGTTCACCGAGATCCCGGTGCTCGACATCGACCACGTCACGGTCGGCCCTTACATCCGCAACACGCTCGCCATCGACAAGGCCTCCTCCCGCGAGGACGCCCTGTTCGACATCTACCGCGTCATGCGTCCGGGCGAGCCGCCGATCCTCGAGACGGCGGAAGCCATGTTCAACTCGCTGTTCTTCGATCCCGAGCGGTACGACCTCTCGGCGGTGGGCCGCGTGAAGATGAACATGCGCCTCGACCTCGACGCAGAGGACACAGTGCGGACCCTTCGCCGTGAGGACATCCTCGCGGTCACGAAGGCGCTCGTGGACCTGCGCGACGGCAAGGGCGAGATCGACGACATCGACCACCTCGGCAACCGCCGTGTGCGCTCGGTCGGCGAGCTCATGGAGAACCAGTACCGCCTCGGACTGCTGCGCATGGAGCGCGCGATCAAGGAGCGCATGTCGTCGGTCGATATCGACACCGTCATGCCGCAGGACCTGATCAACGCGAAGCCTGCCGCTGCCGCCGTGCGCGAATTCTTCGGCTCCTCGCAGCTGTCGCAGTTCATGGACCAGACGAACCCGCTCTCGGAAGTCACGCACAAGCGTCGCCTCTCGGCCCTCGGCCCGGGCGGTCTGACCCGCGAGCGCGCCGGCTTCGAGGTGCGCGACGTGCACCCGACCCACTACGGCCGCATCTGCCCGATCGAGACGCCGGAAGGCCCGAACATCGGTCTGATCAACTCGCTGGCTACCTTCGCCCGCGTCAACAAGTACGGCTTCATCGAGACGCCGTTCCGCCGCGTGCGCGACAGCCGCGTGACGGACGAGGTGATCTACCTCTCGGCTATGGAAGAGGCGAAGTACAACATCGCCCAAGCGAACTCGCTGCTGGATGCCAACGGCACCCTGACGGAAGAGCTCGTGATCTGCCGCCGCGCCGGTGAAAACATCGTGGCGGCTCCCGATCGCGTGGATCTGATGGAGGTGTCGCCGAAGCAGCTCGTGTCGGTCGCTGCCGCGCTCATCCCGTTCCTCGAGAACGACGACGCGAACCGCGCTCTCATGGGCTCGAACATGCAGCGTCAAGCCGTGCCTCTGGTTCAGGCGGACGCTCCGTTCGTCGGCACCGGCATGGAAGCGGTCGTGGCCCGTGACTCGGGTGCCGCCATCGCAGCCCGCCGCACCGGCATCGTCGACCAGGTGGACGCGACCCGTATCGTTATCCGCGCGACGGAAAACACGGATCCGACCCGCCCGGGCGTCGACATCTACCGCCTGCAGAAGTTCCAGCGCTCCAACCAGTCGACCTGCATCACGCAGAAGCCGCTGGTCCGCGCCGGCGACGTCGTGCGCAAGGGCGACATCATCGCCGACGGTCCCTCGACCGAATACGGCGAGCTGGCGCTCGGCCGGAACGTGCTCGTCGCGTTCATGCCGTGGAACGGCTACAACTTCGAAGACTCGATCCTGCTCTCCGAGCGGATCGTGAAGGAAGACGTCTTCACCTCGATCCACATCGAGGAGTTCGAAGTGATGGCCCGCGACACGAAGCTGGGGCCTGAGGAAATCACGCGCGACATTCCGAACGTTTCGGAAGAGGCGCTGAAGAACCTCGACGAAGCCGGCATCGTGTATATCGGCGCCGAGGTCCATGCGGGCGACATCCTCGTCGGCAAGATCACGCCGAAGGGCGAAAGCCCGATGACACCGGAAGAGAAGCTTCTGCGCGCCATCTTCGGCGAGAAGGCCTCCGACGTCCGCGACACCTCGCTGCGCGTGCCCCCGGGCGTGACCGGCACCATCGTGGAAGTCCGCGTCTTCAACCGTCACGGCGTCGACAAGGACGAGCGCGCCCAGGCCATCGAGCGCGAGGAGATCGAGCGTCTCGCGAAGGACCGCGACGACGAGCAGGCGATCCTCGACCGCAACACCTATGCGCGTCTGGCCGAGATCCTCTCGGGCAAGACCGGCGTTGCGGGCCCGAAGGGCTACAAGAAGGACGCTCCGATCACCCGCGAGCTCCTCAGCGAGTTCCCGCGGTCGCAATGGTGGCAGTTCGCGGTCGAAGACGATGCTCTGATGACCGAGATCGAGGCCATGCAGAAGCAGTACGACGAATCGAAGAAGCGCCTCGAGCAGCGCTTCCTCGACAAGGTCGAGAAGCTGCAGCGCGGCGACGAGCTGCCTCCGGGCGTCATGAAGATGGTCAAGGTCTTCGTGGCCGTGAAGCGCAAGATCCAGCCGGGCGACAAGATGGCCGGCCGTCACGGCAACAAGGGTGTCGTGTCGCGGATCGTGCCCATCGAGGACATGCCGTTCCTCGAGGACGGCACCCACGCGGATATCGTGCTCAACCCGCTCGGCGTGCCGAGCCGCATGAACGTGGGTCAGATCCTCGAGACGCATCTGGGCTGGGCTGCCGCCGGTCTCGGCAAGCAGGTCGCTCAGGCCGTGGACGCCTATATGAAGTCGGGCAAGACCACGGCGCTTCGCGAGCAGTTGGTGTCGATCTACGGCAACCTGCCGGAAATCGAGCAGGCCGACGACGACGAGCTCGTCGAGCTCGGCCGCAAGCTGCGCCGCGGCGTTCCGTTCGCCACGCCCGTCTTCGACGGCGCGAAGGAATCGGACATCGAGGCCATGCTGCAGAAGGCCGGCCTCGATCCGTCGGGTCAGGTGACGCTCTACGACGGCAAGACCGGTGAGGCTTTCGACCGCAAGGTGACCGTGGGCTACATCTACATGCTGAAGCTCCACCACCTCGTGGACGACAAGATCCACGCCCGCTCCATCGGCCCCTACAGCCTCGTCACCCAGCAGCCGCTGGGCGGTAAGGCCCAGTTCGGCGGCCAGCGCTTCGGCGAAATGGAGGTCTGGGCCCTGGAGGCTTACGGCGCCGCCTACACGCTGCAGGAAATGCTCACGGTCAAGTCGGACGACGTGGCCGGCCGTACGAAGGTCTACGAGGCCATCGTGCGCGGCGACGACACATTCGAGTCGGGCATTCCGGAGAGCTTCAACGTTCTCGTGAAGGAAATGCGCTCGCTCGGCCTCAACGTGGAGCTGACCAACTCCAAGAAGGCTGCCAACGAGGCGGAGCAGCTGCCTCCGTCCGAGGCCGCCGAATAA